GGATTGTATTTATATAAGGACAATGCAGGGGAAGGAAGTCTGCAAACTACTTCAGGTTATCTTTCAGCCGCTTTCATTAAAGGTTTTAATGCAGACAACACTTTCAGGGCAACATTAGGATTTTCGGTTGGTGTGATCAACCGAACCATCAATATGTCCGATCTTGTTTTCGACTCGCAGTGGGACGGGACCATTTTTGATCCCAATATCGCAAATGGAGAGCCATTCACAGGGAATTCGCTTTTTGCCCCTGACTTCAATTTTGGTGGTCTGGTTTGCTGGGAAATCAACGAAAACCTTTACACCAGCGTTGGCTCGGCACTTTTTCACATCAACCGGCCAAAACTCACTTTTTATGAAGCCGAAAACCGGCTCGAACCCAGGCTGGTCGTCCATGCCCTGGTTAAGAACAGGATCAATGATCAGCTTCAGGTCAATCCTGGAATCTATTATTCAGCCCAGCAGGGAGCTGATGTAATACTTTTTGGCGCAAACCTGCTGATCATTGAAGATGACCTGAACTTCCTGACTGGTTTATGGTATCGTTACGAGCGTGATATTATTCCTCATTTAGGGGTAATTATTAGGGATTTTCTGATTGAGTTCAGCTATGATGTGAACGTATCAAAAATGCATATTGCCTCCAATTACCGCGGGGGTTTCGAAATATCTCTGGTTAAAATTTTTAGTACAAAACAAACCGGCAACCGTTGCAGTGACTTCTAACTTTATACATAAATGGTTCAAATTGAAGGTTTATGCATCAATAAATCTTTGGCTCTTCGTGATTTTCATGGTAATTCATGTAAGCACCAGTGCTGATGATTATTATTGGGTTGGCGGGAGTGGTCTTTGGAGTGATATCAATCACTGGGCTACTGCCAGCGGCGGGTCGGTGCTTCACAACCAGGCGCCAACAGCGGCAAACAACGTAATTTTTGATCAAAACTCTTTTACATCTGATAACAACCTGGTGATCATCAACCTCAAAAATGCAGTTTGCAACGATATGACCTGGCTTGGGGTGACCAACTCGCCAAAGCTTTCAGGAACCGACACCACCAGCCTGAGGATTTATGGATCGCTGCAACTTGCTGAAGGGATGATTTTCGATTACCAGCAAACGATCTATTTTGAATCAGTTACCGGCGGTCAAACGATAATCACGGCGGGGCACACGCTTCAGTGCAACCTGATTTTCCAGGGCGTTGGCGGCGGGTGGACTTTACTGGATGAATTCAGGTCAATTAATGACGTTACACTGACCCATGGCACACTATCAACTGCGGGAAACAAAGTCACGTGTAGCATTTTTTCGTCCAATTCCAATGAACCGCGGGCAATTTTCCTCGGTACCTCAGAAGTGAATGTTCAATCCTGGCAGATTAATGGAAACAACCTGCAACTTGAGGCGGATCAATCGAATTTTATGGTGGGAAATATGTTGACAAATCAGGACGGGGGGCGTTTGGTTTACAATCATGTCAATTTTTACGGAAGTACGGCA
This DNA window, taken from Bacteroidales bacterium, encodes the following:
- a CDS encoding PorP/SprF family type IX secretion system membrane protein produces the protein MQKWLLNILFLGFGASLLNAQEIHFSQITNHQLLISPAFTGHFNGDFRIGTGYRSQGENLSVPYKTFSAWGDYHLEFDKPDKSAIGLGLYLYKDNAGEGSLQTTSGYLSAAFIKGFNADNTFRATLGFSVGVINRTINMSDLVFDSQWDGTIFDPNIANGEPFTGNSLFAPDFNFGGLVCWEINENLYTSVGSALFHINRPKLTFYEAENRLEPRLVVHALVKNRINDQLQVNPGIYYSAQQGADVILFGANLLIIEDDLNFLTGLWYRYERDIIPHLGVIIRDFLIEFSYDVNVSKMHIASNYRGGFEISLVKIFSTKQTGNRCSDF